ACGTCATTCGCTACGACAACCGGGACACAGGTCTTTCCACGCAGTTCAACGATTTCGCCCCCCCGGCGCTCATCCGGCTCAGTCTGCCGCAGTGGATGTCCATCGGTGAACGCCTGCCATACGTCCTAAATGACATTATGGAAGACGGAATCGGGCTGCTGACAGCGCTCAACATCCGCCAGGCCCACGTTTTCGGGATGAGCATGGGCGGCATGATTGTGCAGCTCATGGCGATCCACCACCCGGAGCGCGTGCTGAGCCTGAACATTCTCTTCTCCCACGTCGGCGGCGCGGACGTTGTGAACCCGAGCCTGCTGCACTATGCCCGCTTTCTCGCGAAGCcgcgcagcaacagcgctgATGACCGTGCGGCGCACATGGCATGGTTTATCGATTACCTGAGCCAGGGCGCGTACAAGGGCAACCTAGAGAAGGTGAAAAAGTTCATCTTGAGCACGTACGAGCGCAACGGCGTGGGAGACGACCGGGGAatgcagcggcaggcagcTGCAGTAATGCGTGCACCGAGCCGCGCCAAGGGCCTGCGCAAGGTGACCTGCCCGACGTTAATCCTTCACGGTGCCAAGGACCCGCTGATACCGGTGGCAAACGGCTACCGACTTGCCGACCTGGTGCCGAACGCGAAGCTGGTGATCTTTCCTCGGCTTGCCCACTACCTGCCGCTCGAGCTGATGAAGCCGATCGCAGATGAAGTCGTGCTGAACATGAGCCTCGCGAAGCCGTCCTGAGTCATGCGGGTGGAGGCACTGCGTCTTGGCATTTTACCTTTGCGTCGATGCGCCGGTGATTCTCCCAGCGTCTCCCTGACCTCTTCTCTATGCTCGcctcgtttttttctctgcCGCTCCTATTTGGTATTATCGTTGTCGTTCTCCgactcccccctctctctctctcccgctgtgcTTGGCAGCTACGGCACCCTCTGTCCcgtccgtgcgtgcgtgcgtgtctgctgGTGTGCTGGACTGCGAGTACTTCAATAGGTGTTCGCAGTCACGGGCGCTGAGTAATGGAaaggcacgcatgcgcatcaCTACACAATGGCCAGATATGCACAGAACGTTCCTTCACGCTTCTCCCTTCATGAGGGTGTGTCCTTCCGTGCTCGCATTTATTCGGattctctttttttctttccctttctcGAGCCACCGGTGTCATCTGATGCCTCTTTCCACCATGTTTTACGGTTCCGTCTCCGACGGTGACTGAGCGCCTCTGCGtgctggcgtgtgcgtgtgcgctggcacGAGTTTGGAACAGCAGTGGAAAGGCAGCCTTGCACGATATGCCCTCTAGGCAGCTGTCCTCCGTCCGTCAGTCACCTCTCGCGCTCAGTCACCTTCGTTGGCCCAACCCTGGAAAATGGCGGACGAGGCGGAAGGACGAGAAAGGCACATAGAGGGGGCGGTGCATGTGGTGAGAAGGTCCAGATCGACTCCCCCGTGCGATGCCATGTGGCCGCAGATGGCCTCAGCTCCCCGCTCCTTCCCTCGCGATACCGCCCGTTGCTGTGGGCATGCAACTCACAACACCGTCGCAAGGCGACGAGAGCGTctttttcatttttttcGGCTCACCGCgtcccttctctgccgcacAGCACGAGCTGAAGGCCACTCTACACCCCAGGCCCGCCacagcgatgcgccgactcggtcaCCTGAGCACGGCTCctgtccccacccccacccacccccgctccGCAGGCAGCCTCACAGTCGCTCCCGTTGTGCCGGGTGACACACGCTCGAGccacgctgacacgctgcCGAACATACCCATGGCGCAAAcatcgtcaccgtcgccggcggctctcacgcagcgccatccaggacctggccgccggcatccgtaGCGATACATCACACTGGCTTCGCCGTGTCGCAGGCGCTGGACCCTGTCGCGGCCAGGAGCGGTGGgtcggcattggcagggatagggggaggggaggggggggcggctCGGCTCTCTCCACAGAGAGTGCGGGGTGCACGGGGCCCTGACACATACCACGCCGGGGTGTTCCCCCGCGTTACTAGTGCCGCCTTTCCGCGATGGCAGCTATAGAAACAAAGAGCAGCGTTTGGCTACGGCAAGTGCCACATCTTGTCGTCACCCTCTCTGCCACTCTCACAGACAGCACGGTTACTTGCTTCCCgtccgccccccccccaccttcTCAGCTCCAAACAGCGGAAAAAGTGGTGCAGGTGTGTCACGCTGCATACCAGACATACAGCCCCAAGTTTGCGTGTCAACCTGTTGGTAGCGATGCCCCACCCCACTACTGCCGATGATTCTCGCATCGTGTGTCTTTTCCCGCTCATACAATCGCTGCGCCATCGGTCGTTGAcgccctccctttccttcaTCTGCGCACTCACTCTTCTGCTAGGATGCCTCCCTCACTCTGGTGTCCAAAACCTTTATCCGCTGGCGCTTAGCTGATCGGTTGTACCCATACCGAAGCGATGGCAAGGATACACCAGGAGGCTAACCACCACGCAACGCCCCTGAATGGCTTCCAAGCTGTGCCCTACACGGCCTAATCTCCATTCAACGTTCGTCGGCCGCACACCCCCGTCGTGCCCACTCGCCTTACATAACGTAGAGAGGGTCCCAGCAAAGCAAAGGAGGAGCCGAGGAGAGCCCTCCCCACCTGGCGGGCAGGcgagtctcggccaggcagacgagtctcggccaggcaggcgaGCCGCGGCCAGACAAAAGAGCGCCGGCAATGCAGAGGAGCCCCAGCAAGCCGGCAAGGGGCCCGGCAAAGCAACGGAGGAGCCGAGGAGAGCCCTCCCCACCTGGCGGGCAGAcgagtctcggccaggcaggcgaGCCGCGGCCAGGCAGAcgagtctcggccaggcaggcgCGTCTCGGCCAGGCTGACGCGTCTCGGCCAGGCTGACgcgtctcggccaggcaggcgaGCCGCGGGCAGACAAAAGAGCGCCGGCAATGCAGAGGAGCCCCAGCAAGCCGGCAAGGGGCCCGGCAAAGCAACGGAGGAGCCGAGGAGAGCCCTCCCCACCTGGCGGGCAGAcgagtctcggccaggcaggcgaGCCGCGGCCAGGCAGAcgagtctcggccaggcaggcgcgtctcggccaggcaggcgaGCCGCGGCCAGACAAAAGAGCGCCGGCAATGCAGAGGAGCCCCAGCAAGCCGGCAAGGGGCCCGGCAAAGCAACGGAGGAGCCGAGGAGAGCCCTCCCCACCTGGCGGGCAGAcgagtctcggccaggcaggcgagtctcggccaggcagacgcgtctcggccaggcaggcgaGCCGCGGCCAGACAGGcgagtctcggccaggcagacgagtctcggccaggcaggcgcgtctcggccaggcaggcgagtctcggccaggcaggcgcgtctcggccaggcaggcgaGCCGCGGCCAGGCAGAcgagtctcggccaggcaggcgcgtctcggccaggcaggcgaGCCGCGGCCAGACAGGcgagtctcggccaggcagacgagtctcggccaggcaggcgcgtctcggccaggctgacgagtctcggccaggcaggcgcgtctcggccaggcaggcgaGCCGCGGCCAGACAAAAGAGCGCCGGCAATGCAGAGGAGCCCCAGCAAGCCGGCAAGGGGCCCGGCAAAGCAACGGAGGAGCCGAGGAGAGCCCTCCCCACCTGGCGGGCAGAcgagtctcggccaggcaggcgagtctcggccaggcagacgcgtctcggccaggcaggcgaGCCGCGGCCAGACAGGcgagtctcggccaggcagacgagtctcggccaggcaggcgaGCCGCGGCCAGACAAAAGAGCGCCGGCAATGCAGAGGAGCCCCAGCAAGCCGGCAAGGGGCCCGGCAAAGCAACGGAGGAGCCGAGGAGAGCCCTCCCCACCTGGCGGGCAGAcgagtctcggccaggcaggcgagtctcggccaggcagacgagtctcggccaggcaggcgaGCCGCGGCCAGACAGGcgagtctcggccaggcagacgagtctcggccaggcaggcgcgtctcggccaggcaggcgaGCCGCGGCCAGACAAAAGAGCGCCGGCAATGCAGAGGAGCCCCAGCAAGCCGGCAAGGGGCCCGGCAAAGCAACGGAGGAGCCGAGGAGAGCCCTCCCCACCTGGCGGGCAGAcgagtctcggccaggcaggcgcgtctcggccaggcaggcgagtctcggccaggcaggcgaGCCGCGGCCAGACAAAAGAGCGCCGGCAATGCAGAGGAGCCCCAGCAAGCCGGCAAGGGGCCCGGCAAAGCAACGGAGGAGCCGAGGAGAGCCCTCCCCACCTGGCGGGCAGAcgagtctcggccaggcaggcgaGCCGCGGCCAGGCTGACGCGTCTCGGCCAGGCTGACgcgtctcggccaggcaggcgaGCCGCGGCCAGACAAAAGAGCGCCGGCAATGCAGAGGAGCCCCAGCAAGCCGGCAAGGGGCCCGGCAAAGCAACGGAGGAGCCGAGGAGAGCCCTCCCCACCTGGCGGGCAGAcgagtctcggccaggcaggcgagtctcggccaggcagacgagtctcggccaggcaggcgaGCCGCGGCCAGACAGGcgagtctcggccaggcTGACgcgtctcggccaggcaggcgagtctcggccaggcaggcgaGCCGCGGCCAGACAAAAGAGCGCCGGCAATGCAGAGGAGCCCCAGCAAGCCGGCAAGGGGCCCGGCAAAGCAACGGAGGAGCCGAGGAGAGCCCTCCCCACCTGGCGGGCAGAcgagtctcggccaggcaggcgagtctcggccaggcagacgcgtctcggccaggcaggcgaGCCGCGGCCAGGCTGACgcgtctcggccaggcaggcgaGCCGCGGCCAGACAAAAGAGCGCCGGCAATGCAGAGGAGCCCCAGCAAGCCGGCAAGGGGCCCGGCAAAGCAACGGAGGAGCCGAGGAGAGCCCTCCCCACCTGGCGGGCAGAcgagtctcggccaggcaggcgGGTCTCAGCCAGGCCAAAGAACGCCCGAAAGCCGAAGATTACCTCGAAaactgcgtgtgtgcggacGTGGAGCCTCAGGACGCCAGACCGAAGATCCAGCGGGGATCCCAGCCCTCTGCGAGAGGCGCCTTCGTGGAGCGTGGGATAGGTGCCCGGCGTTGAAGCGCAACGGAGCGACCATCTTGGTCCAGCGAAGCGCTACGTCAGCGCATATGGTGTGAAGCGAGGTGCATGTTTTCCTTACGCGAAGGTGCGCGGGTGACAATCCTAGCAGTGGGAAGCGACGCTGGCTTCTGGGCGATAGGCTAGGTCCGGATCAGGCACGAGCTACCGGCGCATGGACTAGCACGGAGCCATCAGAGCACTATAGCGTGGCGGGTGACTAAGGCAGCAGGAAGGATGGCTGATGAGGGCCTCAACAAACCTCCCCAAAAACGAGCCGACTGGTAGTAAGCGCGCAACACCCACGTGAAATCGGGCGCCGAAAGAGCTGGACGTTGCTGGTCGGTAGCTGCGGATTCTCGTGAACGAAGTCGGCGACTCCTGAGGCAATGGATGGAAAATGGCGGATCCGGCCGACTGCAGCGTTCCGCTGTGAGCCTGCCAGCTCATGTTTCCTCTAGTGCCTTTCTCCACAGACTCTCATCCTCCCCGTTGTTTTCTTCcatctctctttctcccaccccctcaccaTTCCGCTAACGCACACCTCACCTAACAGCAACGCAAGCGGTGAGGGCGCTGCTCCCCCTGCCTAGCACACTCAGAGAAAAGCATACAGTGGAGcggaagaaaagagagagcggcgtTGTCTCTGTCGCGCATGCTTGCCGTGCCCactcacagacacacacgaaaaagcgcgaagcagcagctcttcctTTGGTCTTCGTCGGAAAACGGCTAGTTGAGCCTCGCTTTTTTTACTGACCCCtttgtacgtgtgtgtgtgtgtgtgtgtgtgtgtttgtgtgcctcGTGCTCCTCGGACGTGGGTGCGTACGTCCGCATTGCTCTGGCAGAACCTTCAACTTCCCCCCGgcatccctcctcctcctcccattCTTGCTTCTTCTCTAATTTGTTCTCTTCTCCATCACACTCCGTCTTTTCCCTCGATTCCGGTctcaccccccccgcccgccgctgccggaggcagaaggaaaagaaagaaacCAAGAAAAGCTCTTCCTCATCACAGACTCACTCGCGCGCCctgttctcttctctcccttttgttttccttccGCTTGCGTCAGGTCGCTCTCCGTAGTTTCCTATCGTTGTtgttccctcctccccctctctctcacgttGGTGTGTCttaccctctctctctctgccgctctTGTGTCTCatctcgcgcgctcctctgtttctctgcccccccccctccggctcgctcgctcgttctctctgtgtgcgcgtgcgtgcgtgtgtgtcttcccAGCATCCCCTTTTCTTCCTTGTTTCTTACTCTTGCTCGTTggtctcccccctccccctgcatgcgtgtgctgccTTCGTCACAGGTGTTTTGTTCACGTTGCTTTCCTCTTCGCTTCCATtttgtccccccccctccccttctcccgcactccagacacacacacacgcttctGTATCTCgattttttttccttgcctctctctctgtgtttctCCTCTGTTGTTGCTTCGACAGCCGTTAGCTCACgcagctctctctcccccctcccctcctcgtgcgccctccctcttccgGCGTCCTCGACCGGGTCCTTGCTGAACTTCGAGTCGCTTCCGTGGTCGCTGGACTTGCTCGAcactcttctctcctccccctccctccctttggTGTGCCGATCGCGCgctcttccttttctgtttttttttctctgtttcACGTGCCGCAGTGACGCGCgtcgccaccccctccctccctcgcccacGTCTCCACAAGTCTCCCTCGCGCGTGGGCTTCGTTCGTTTGGGGGCATTGTTGCCTCTATCCCTTGACTGACGTCGCCAAAACGCGTGCGCGGCAGATGGAGCCTACGGAGCCTCAATCCAGCGCCGACAGCCGCGCGTCGGAGGAACAGCCGCAGTGGCTTTTCCCCGACGCTGACCCAAACACAGATTCGGCGCAACCCTTCGTGTGCGACCCCTacggcggcgtgccgcgtAGGGAGGACTATGATCCGTGCAAcacggcgcagccgccgccgcggcggacaCACGATCACGACATGCAAGCCACTTTTCGCTCCTTCCGCAGCGTTGTGCTCAGCACGCAATCCTGGGGAGTTCAGTGGACGGAGGCGACGGACACGAGTGTCAAGCGCTGGGTGCAACGAGCCTTGAAGGTAGACGACGTGGAGGATCCGTCTTCATCATCGCCCTGGGCGCCGTCCTCACCTCGGGCCACGTCATCTGGCCGCCCCAGCAACGACGACTCGGCGTGCGAGTACCGAGAGAGTTCACCACGTGGGACAAccacgacagcgccgccgcagagagACTCTCCATCGTTGCAGAGGCGCCAGCACCCGCCCCCAGCTCGGGGGAAAGGCTCCTGAAGCGCGCAGTGGCCGTCACGCCGGTCAAAGCACGccgtcaccccccccccacccatTTCCCTCCGTGTCGCCATGACCACGACAAATCAACGTGAACCTGTCTTGTATCGTCCTTTTTTATTTGTATTATGATCCGCTTCTTGTTTGGTCGTGGGTGCTCCCGTTTCTCTGCGTGGGCACGTACACTTTCCTCACATACAGAATCgctgctcgctctcgctgctgTTGGAGCCAAACACCACTGTGACTTGTTGcagtcgtgtgtgtgtgtgtgtgtgtgtgtgtgtgtcatgcGAAGTCGTGCAGGCCCTCCTTTGGGTGCGGGCAGCTAAGTGTTTCCGTTCACGTAGCAGGGCAGCACTGAAGTGCCCGCTCGCCTCAGGACATACTGGGCGTCGTACTCGAGTTGTTGTTTGCGGCATGTCGTTTAACGGCTGTTGAGCATCTCAGAACGTAATATGATGTGGCTGCTTGCGTCGTTGTGGGTGTATGTTGCCCTGTGTACGCATACGAGTGTGTTGTACGAGCAGAGGCAGATTCAACTTGTCCTTTCACCTTTTCGTTGGCCCCCCccacatatacacatacatTCTCTGCGCTGACGTGGGCGAGAGAGTtggacggggagggggggcatcACGTGAACGGCGGGGAGCTGTCCCCCCTGCTGGTGAGGATGCGTCCATCATCACCACCCCTGTGCGAAGCGAGATGTGtcgcacagacgcgcgcacacggggCACACGCTCGTTGATGTTAGTGCTCGTGTTTCCTCTTCACATtaccaccccacccccacatcTTCATTTTGGCTTGTGTTATTTCTCACTTAATCATGGCGTCGTCCGGACGCCCGGGTGGGAGAATGGGGAGGCGCGTATCACAGCCGAGGGTCGGCCATTCCtcctcaaaaaaaaaacagatAATATAATAACGTAGTACAGATCAAGATGGAAGTCTCTTGTGCATCTGTGGTAGACGCGAGAGAGGGCTAGAGCATAAAAGACGTGTCACAGCTTGTACCCCATGGGTGTGCATGGTTAGATGTGTGGaaccgctctctctcccgctcgtGGTTGTTGTTGGCGAGCGGGCGAGCGAGATTGGAAGGCATGTGACATGTGTAGAGTGACCCGCAGACATCCCCGACGTGCAGCATGGCAGACGAATCAGAACACATCTGCAGCAccggaaaggggggaggaggcgggatGCGCGCTGCCATGTGCACCACAGTGATGCGAAATGGGGCAGGGAGTCGTGAGAGTAACGAAAGGCAGACCTGCCACCTTTCATGGTGTGGCAGCATGTTCGGTATTGTCGTTTCGCTTTGGTTGCTTCGTCGGCTTCCTTGCGGTTCAACCAATAACCTCCAGctagagggagagggggggtcACGTACCGGTCTTCTTCCGCACAGCCTGCCCATGACACCGAGTGCGATGATGTGTTCGCCTGCCAGTCCTCgcttcctcccctttccttcgctgccttttccttttttgtgtCATACGAGAggacaggcacacgcgcacacacttACGCATGGTTACGCATTAGGTCGATTCAAGAATTCGGAAAAGCGAAGCTTCTCCGCCTGCAGATTTCGACGCACCTTCCCCTCAGCAGACGAGGTCCTCGTCTtgctcaccaccacctccacaaAGGCTGGCCCGTCGCACTGACGCAGCTCAGCCAAAGAAGCGACAAGATCACCAAGCTCGATCACAGGTTCCTCGCGCACGGCAAAGTACCCGCAGGCCTTGGCCACGCCCGTCAGCGAGGCATCAAAGGCCGCCGTGGTATGGCCGCCCTCCATCGAGTAACAGCCATCGTTAACCACGATATGCTTGAAGTTCTGCAGCAGTCCAGCACCGGTGGTGACGTCCCTCATCGCTTTGAGGCCACCGTTCGTCGCCATCGCGTTAAGGTGTACAAGGGCCGCCCCGTCGCCCTCGATGCAGACGACCTGCAGCGACGGTCGCGACAAGGCAATACCCGTCGCCACGCCTGCCGCGTGACCCGGCGAGTCTGCCAGCAGAAGGTCCTGCGCGGCTGTGTCGCCGGAAACCGTCGcccgcgcgcggcgcagagACTCCTGCACGctcccgcagctgcacacgaACGCGTCCGTTGCATTGAACTGGCGACACACTTGATTGGCGACCGCGTCATGGTCAAGTGGCGCCGTGGGAAGCGCGTCCGCGTCTGGACGTCGCTGCGTGTACGGCGCCAGAGTTCCgggctccagcagcaccgcgaaCGGTGTCTTCTCGGAGGCCAAGTGGTGGTACGCCTTGTCCATTGTCACGTCCCAGTTCATTGCAACATCGAGGCTGTTCCCCATGATCGCGTACGgaacgccgacggcggccaaACAGTGTTCCGTCAGTCGGCCCTGTGCAACCAGCCCCGGCTTCACCTGCTCGTCCGCGGTGTCGAGCTTACCGCGCCAGCTGATGAGCATCAAGCATGGCATGCGGTAGGCATCCTGGTTGAAAAGGGTCAGCAAGGGGTTCATGGAGTCCCCTATCCCGCTGTTCTGCATGAACACGCATGGGGTGCGCAGGGTGGACAGGTAGTAACcggccgccatcgccatGGCGTTGCCGCAGTTGGTCGCCATCACGTACTCGCCCGCTGCCGTGCTATCAGCCAGGTACGAGGTGAGGGGGCACAAGTAGTAGTCGGGCATCCCAAAGAAGGCGCTGGTGCCGTGTTCCTTGAGGGACCGGACCAGGTACTCGGGCGAGAGCTGTTTGTTGCCCTCCagagcgcggcggcagcagcgcagcatgGGAAGTAGACAGAGGGAAAAGAAAGTTGACGAGGACGCGTGGGTCGCAAACTCCACGCTAAGCAAAGTACGTGAGGGGATAAGAACGAAAAGACTGAAGGCGCGGAGGAAACGGAGAAGGCAACGAGGAGCTTCGAGGTGCAGCGAGCAGGAAACTCGGGACACCCATGCACGCCAGTCACCGCGTGGCCCAGAGACGCTGAAGCCGTACAAGGCAGTAAAAGGCAAAAGGAGAACTGGCACGCGCGATGCAGAATGCAAAGGAACAGAAAGCgagcaggtggcgcagcCAACGCGAAGGGCTCTGTGGTGGAGTGCAATGGGGTGGAGAGATTCGGGCGCGCGACCGTCTTCGTCACCTTCACCAGAGGCGAGATGGACTCTCCCCTCACTAGACGGCCCTCCCGAGGGAGAATCCACCCGGTGGAAGGAGCGGCGTCTCCTGTCGCTGAAAGGCCACATGGCCAAGGCGAGACGAGGCGGAGCGTGCGAAGGAGGGAAAGAAGGCAAAAACGACATGGAGAGCAGATTtttgggggggaggggagtgggacTGGGAGTAGCAAGAGAACGCGATGGCAGAAAAAGACCCAAGAGGcgtggggggaaggggtcaATGCGGAAGGGGGCAACACGCGCCCTCTCTGGGGCGGCGGGCCCCCTCCtaccatcaccaccaccccccaccGCGCCGCCCCACATGTTCCACACCGTGCCGACGGCGGTATAACCGTCTTGCCCTCGATGTCGGCCGAAGGCACGTGAACGGCGCATCAACACAGTGGGATATCAGTGAGAACGAGTGCGTCGCAGCGCACAGTTTTGCTTTTCTTGTTGTTCGATCGGCagcctctcgccctctcgcacacacaccctcgcctctctctcacgagaaaggcacgcacgcgcccaTGACGACCACACCAACAGCAGTCGCAGAGGCCGACCCGTACGTGTGCGCCCTTTTCCGGCTCACCGCAtcccttctctgccgcacAGCACGAGCTGAAGGCCACTCTACACCCCAGGCCCGCCacagcgatgcgccgactcggtcaCCTGAGCACGGCTCctgtccccacccccacccacccccgctccGCAGGCAGCCTCACAGTCGCTCCCGTTGTGCCGGGTGACACACGCTCGAGccacgctgacacgctgcCGAACATACCCATGGCGCAAAcatcgtcaccgtcgccggcggctctcacgcagcgccatccaggacctggccgccggcatccgtaGCGATACATCACACTGGCTTCGCCGTGTCGCAGGCGCTGGACCCTGTCGCGGCCAGGAGCGGTGGgtcggcattggcagggatagcgggaggggaggggggggcggctCGGCTCTCTCCACAGAGAGTGCGGGGTGCACGGGGCCCTGACACATACCACGCCGGGGTGTTCCCCCGCGTTACTAGTGCCGCCTTTCGCCTTGACTCGGGAGAAAAAGATGGATCACTTACTCCCCTCCAGCGCTGTCGAGGGACACGGTGAGGAGAAACGCGGACGGCGTCTGTGGATGACGACACTGAccggccagcagcagcaggccctTCTCCGTGTTCACCACAGTCGGCGTGTAGCGCCAGTGAGGTAGCTTCCCactcaccgctgccggcgtcgcaCAGCGCGCGCGAGCCTCCATTGTGTCTGTCTGAAGGTGGAAGCAGACGAGCTTGACGGCGTCATCGCCCTCCGATATATTCTTGCCACCCAGAAACgcagcgcacacgtacgTCGCGCTGTCAGATAGCCGCAGCGCGAACACGCCGCCGGCATGGCCGTTCGACGGTGGCAGGACGCGTTGCGGGACATCAGCgcgccactcctcctcctccccgggTGTACCATCATCTGGTTGTGgaggcaccaccaccgaccACGCCTCCGTGACGAGGTCAAACCTCCACACGTCGGCAAAGCTGCGCAGGTCACCGTTCACGAAATGCGCGCCGCCGTAGAGCACAAACGTTGTCGGCGCCACAAACAGCAGACTgagcgacagcagccgcggcgccggagacggcagcgacgacggtgaggcgAGGACTCGCCACACTCCCGCTTGCACGTCGCACACGTACAGGTCACTGGACTGCTCCTGGGTGTCCGTTTCGCCTCCAAAGATGTAGAGGCGACCAGCGTGTCCGCCAGCACCGTGCCGCACACGTGCCTCGGGCAGGGTTCCAGTGCAGTGCACCTCGTCTACCTGCACCATCACAGGCGTCGCGTCGGCGTCGACGTGCAAGGCGATGGCATACAGTTTGTTGCGACGGTTCATGTCAGCGCCAAGCCCGCCAAACAGGTAGGCGACAGGGGCTGCAGTACTACAGACACAGGGCAATGCCGAAGCAGCGGTCGCTGTGGTTGGCATCGCGTCAACGCCAaccgccgacaccaccgTGGTCAGCGTGGCACCGTCACTCTCGAGCGCGTCCACCGGCGGCAGTCGCACCCACTGAAGCGCAGGCAGAAGGGCGGTGCGTGCCACCAGCGGGGTCGCAGAGACGCTCCCATTGGTGTAGCCACCGCACACGAGCACCCACGACTCgcgcggcgatgccgcggaCACGTCCATGGATGTTGTCGGGCACACGACTGCGGAGCAGTGCCCCTCCCGCCGGTTCAGAAGATCGATAGGgtcctcgtcgtcatcgtcctcGCTGCTGAATGGCGGGTGAAGAACGACGCCAGCAACGTCCAGCAGAGGGCACTCCACCCACCGCATCCGTAGTGACTCCATCTGGACAGTGCAGACAcgctgtgtgggtgtgtctgctCGCGGGCAAGCCAGTGACGTGGCAGACACTCGATTAGACTTTGAAGAGGACAGATTCAGCACAACAAATGGCCAAGGGTCCACGCGTGCAT
Above is a window of Leishmania mexicana MHOM/GT/2001/U1103 complete genome, chromosome 28 DNA encoding:
- a CDS encoding putative hydrolase, alpha/beta fold family; protein product: MSITLPLSSEAAKTSVPPTRERTTSPALSSEAREILGDFEDKFIEVGTCASTGKRVTICYNTFGDPSNPCLLLVQGLGSSLLVYLPRFVQLFVDQGYYVIRYDNRDTGLSTQFNDFAPPALIRLSLPQWMSIGERLPYVLNDIMEDGIGLLTALNIRQAHVFGMSMGGMIVQLMAIHHPERVLSLNILFSHVGGADVVNPSLLHYARFLAKPRSNSADDRAAHMAWFIDYLSQGAYKGNLEKVKKFILSTYERNGVGDDRGMQRQAAAVMRAPSRAKGLRKVTCPTLILHGAKDPLIPVANGYRLADLVPNAKLVIFPRLAHYLPLELMKPIADEVVLNMSLAKPS
- a CDS encoding phosphonopyruvate decarboxylase-like protein, with translation MLRCCRRALEGNKQLSPEYLVRSLKEHGTSAFFGMPDYYLCPLTSYLADSTAAGEYVMATNCGNAMAMAAGYYLSTLRTPCVFMQNSGIGDSMNPLLTLFNQDAYRMPCLMLISWRGKLDTADEQVKPGLVAQGRLTEHCLAAVGVPYAIMGNSLDVAMNWDVTMDKAYHHLASEKTPFAVLLEPGTLAPYTQRRPDADALPTAPLDHDAVANQVCRQFNATDAFVCSCGSVQESLRRARATVSGDTAAQDLLLADSPGHAAGVATGIALSRPSLQVVCIEGDGAALVHLNAMATNGGLKAMRDVTTGAGLLQNFKHIVVNDGCYSMEGGHTTAAFDASLTGVAKACGYFAVREEPVIELGDLVASLAELRQCDGPAFVEVVVSKTRTSSAEGKVRRNLQAEKLRFSEFLNRPNA